A genomic stretch from Bradyrhizobium quebecense includes:
- a CDS encoding D-amino-acid transaminase, which yields MEKIAYVNGSFVPHSEAKVSVFDRGFLFADGIYEVAAVLEGKLIDNASHLARLKRSVGEIQLALPETLERIEEIQKELVKRNDLVNGMVYLEVTRGADKGRDFAFPKADVKPTLVMFTSEKDIINAPSAKTGINVITVPDIRWERRDIKSVALLAQVLAKQAAAAAGAGEAWMIEDGKVTEGGSSSSFIVTQDDVIVTRHNGNEILPGCTRKAVVKLAEERQLRIEERAFTVEEALAAKEAFITSASVFVQGVVAIDGKTVGTGKVGPITDRLREIYVEFARATAV from the coding sequence GTGGAAAAGATCGCTTACGTCAACGGCTCGTTCGTGCCGCATTCGGAGGCCAAGGTTTCGGTGTTCGACCGCGGATTCCTGTTCGCCGACGGCATCTACGAGGTGGCGGCGGTGCTCGAGGGCAAGCTGATCGACAACGCCTCGCATCTGGCGCGGCTGAAGCGTTCGGTCGGCGAGATCCAGCTGGCGCTTCCCGAGACGCTGGAGCGGATCGAGGAGATCCAGAAGGAGCTGGTCAAGCGCAACGACCTCGTCAACGGCATGGTCTATCTCGAGGTCACCCGCGGCGCCGACAAGGGGCGCGACTTCGCCTTCCCGAAGGCCGACGTCAAGCCGACCCTTGTGATGTTCACCTCGGAAAAGGACATCATCAACGCGCCGTCGGCCAAGACCGGCATCAACGTGATCACGGTGCCCGACATCCGCTGGGAGCGGCGCGACATCAAGAGCGTGGCGCTGCTGGCGCAGGTGCTCGCCAAGCAGGCTGCGGCCGCGGCCGGCGCCGGCGAGGCCTGGATGATCGAGGACGGCAAGGTCACCGAGGGCGGCTCGTCCTCGTCCTTCATCGTCACCCAGGACGATGTCATCGTGACCCGGCATAACGGCAACGAGATCCTGCCCGGCTGCACCCGCAAGGCGGTGGTCAAGCTCGCCGAGGAGCGTCAGCTGCGCATCGAGGAGCGCGCCTTCACGGTCGAAGAAGCGCTCGCCGCCAAGGAAGCCTTCATCACCAGCGCCTCGGTGTTCGTGCAGGGCGTGGTCGCGATCGACGGCAAGACCGTCGGCACCGGCAAGGTCGGCCCGATCACCGATCGCCTGCGCGAGATCTATGTCGAGTTCGCCCGCGCGACGGCGGTTTGA
- a CDS encoding amino acid ABC transporter ATP-binding protein: protein MIEINHVNKWYGPSFQALKDCTTSVAKGEVVVVCGPSGSGKSTLIKCVNALEPIQGGDIILDGIKVNDPKTDLPKLRSRVGMVFQHFELFPHLRIIDNLCLAQEKVLGRKHDDAVATATKLLDRVGLKDHAKKYPAELSGGQQQRVAIARALAMNPIAMLFDEPTSALDPEMISEVLDVMVDLAREGMTMMVVTHEMGFANKVADRVIFMDRGEIVEDAKKADFFGTPRSDRAQKFLSKILQH, encoded by the coding sequence ATGATCGAGATCAATCACGTCAACAAATGGTACGGGCCGAGCTTCCAGGCGCTGAAGGACTGCACCACCAGCGTCGCCAAGGGCGAGGTGGTTGTGGTCTGCGGCCCGTCGGGTTCGGGCAAGTCGACCCTGATCAAATGCGTCAACGCGCTGGAGCCGATCCAGGGCGGCGACATCATCCTCGACGGCATCAAGGTCAACGATCCCAAGACCGACCTGCCGAAGCTGCGCTCGCGCGTCGGCATGGTGTTCCAGCACTTCGAGCTGTTTCCGCATCTGCGGATCATCGACAATCTCTGCCTTGCGCAGGAGAAGGTCTTGGGACGCAAGCATGATGACGCCGTGGCCACGGCCACGAAGCTGCTCGATCGCGTCGGGCTGAAGGATCACGCCAAGAAATACCCGGCCGAATTGTCGGGCGGCCAGCAGCAGCGCGTCGCGATCGCCCGCGCGCTCGCGATGAACCCTATCGCGATGCTGTTCGACGAGCCGACCTCGGCGCTCGACCCCGAGATGATCAGCGAGGTGCTCGACGTGATGGTCGACCTCGCCCGCGAGGGCATGACGATGATGGTCGTGACCCATGAAATGGGCTTTGCCAACAAGGTCGCCGACCGCGTGATCTTCATGGACCGCGGCGAGATCGTCGAGGATGCCAAGAAGGCCGACTTCTTCGGCACGCCGCGCAGCGACCGCGCGCAGAAATTCCTGTCGAAGATATTGCAGCACTGA
- a CDS encoding amino acid ABC transporter permease — protein MLGNLDFDVIRRSLPYLFFEGMRFTLTLTALAAFGGLVFGTLIALMRLSSYKVLGRIAGLYVDFIRSLPLVLVIFWFYFLVPYIGQWLTGASRPISVGAFASSLITFVAFEAAYFSEIMRAGIQSISRGQPAAASALGLTYAQSMRYVVLPQAFRNMLPVLLTQTIVLFQDTSLVYVLSIPDFLGAASKVAQRDGRLVEMYLFAALVYFVISCVASFGVRRLQARIAIVR, from the coding sequence ATGCTCGGCAATCTCGATTTCGACGTCATCCGCCGCTCGCTGCCCTATCTGTTCTTCGAGGGTATGCGCTTCACGCTGACCTTGACGGCGCTCGCGGCGTTCGGCGGCCTCGTGTTCGGCACCCTGATCGCCCTGATGCGGCTGTCGAGCTACAAGGTGCTCGGGCGCATCGCCGGCTTATATGTCGACTTCATCCGCTCGCTGCCGCTGGTTCTGGTGATCTTCTGGTTCTACTTCCTGGTGCCTTACATCGGGCAGTGGCTGACCGGCGCGTCGCGGCCGATCTCGGTCGGCGCGTTCGCCTCCTCGCTGATCACCTTCGTCGCATTCGAGGCGGCCTATTTCTCCGAGATCATGCGCGCCGGCATCCAGTCGATCTCGCGCGGCCAGCCGGCCGCGGCCAGCGCGCTCGGCCTGACCTACGCGCAGTCGATGCGCTACGTCGTGCTGCCGCAGGCGTTCCGCAACATGCTGCCGGTGCTGCTGACGCAGACCATCGTGCTGTTCCAGGACACCTCGCTGGTCTACGTGCTGTCGATCCCGGATTTCCTCGGCGCCGCCAGCAAGGTCGCACAGCGCGACGGCCGCCTGGTCGAAATGTACCTGTTCGCCGCGCTGGTCTACTTCGTCATTTCCTGTGTCGCGTCCTTTGGCGTGCGCCGCCTGCAGGCGCGAATCGCCATTGTTCGCTGA
- a CDS encoding amino acid ABC transporter permease: MNYNWNWHIFLEPNPMGTGTYLDLLLAGLVVTVKVSVLAWIIALVSGTVIGVLRTLPSRTASWIGFCWVEFFRNMPLLVQLFLWFFVLPELLPKSAGLWMKQLPNAPFWTAAIGVGLFMSARVAVQLQAGIGSLPRGQKQASTALGLTTVQTYRYVLLPMAFRIILPPLTSEFLNTIKNSAVAITIGLIELTGEARSMQEFSFQVFEAFTAATVLYLLLNFVVVTAMRLLERYVAIPGYITGK; the protein is encoded by the coding sequence GTGAACTATAATTGGAACTGGCACATCTTTCTCGAGCCGAACCCGATGGGGACCGGCACCTATCTCGACCTGTTGCTGGCGGGGCTGGTGGTCACCGTCAAGGTGTCGGTGCTCGCCTGGATCATCGCGCTGGTCTCCGGCACGGTGATCGGCGTGCTGCGCACGCTGCCGTCGCGGACGGCATCGTGGATCGGCTTCTGCTGGGTCGAGTTCTTCCGCAACATGCCGCTGCTGGTGCAGCTTTTCCTGTGGTTCTTCGTGCTGCCCGAGTTGCTGCCGAAATCCGCCGGGCTGTGGATGAAGCAGTTGCCGAACGCGCCGTTCTGGACGGCTGCGATCGGCGTCGGCCTCTTCATGTCGGCGCGCGTCGCCGTGCAATTGCAGGCCGGTATCGGCTCGCTGCCGCGCGGGCAGAAGCAGGCTTCGACCGCGCTCGGCCTCACCACGGTGCAGACCTATCGCTACGTGCTGCTGCCGATGGCGTTCCGCATCATCCTGCCGCCGCTGACCTCCGAATTCCTCAACACCATCAAGAACAGCGCGGTCGCCATCACCATCGGCCTGATCGAATTGACCGGCGAGGCGCGCTCGATGCAGGAGTTCTCGTTCCAGGTGTTCGAGGCGTTCACCGCGGCAACCGTGCTCTATCTTCTCCTCAATTTCGTCGTGGTCACCGCGATGCGCCTGCTCGAGCGCTATGTCGCGATCCCCGGCTACATCACGGGCAAATGA
- a CDS encoding amino acid ABC transporter substrate-binding protein — protein sequence MTSKYLIGFALAAALGASQAQAEELTGTLKNIKETGAITLGFRDSSIPFSYLDDNQKPVGYAMDICYKIVDAVKKELKLDKLEVKLNPVTSATRIPLMANGTVDLECGSTTNNAERQKQVWFTNTHFLTASRYVFKKSSGLKSIDDLKGKTVVSTAGTTNIKQLTEANVARGLGANIIPAKDHAEAFLMVDTDRAVAFVMDDILLASLVAGSKSPGDYVISKDAFSKPEPYGIMLRKDDAPFKKVVDAATAALYTSGEGEKIYDKWFMQKIPPKGLNLNVPLGPELKNEFAKPSDSPDPDSYK from the coding sequence ATGACATCCAAATATCTCATCGGCTTCGCGCTCGCCGCCGCCCTCGGCGCGAGCCAGGCGCAGGCCGAGGAGCTGACCGGGACGCTGAAGAACATCAAGGAAACCGGCGCGATCACGCTCGGCTTCCGCGATTCCTCGATCCCGTTCTCCTATCTCGACGACAACCAGAAGCCCGTCGGCTATGCGATGGACATCTGCTACAAGATCGTCGATGCCGTGAAGAAGGAGCTGAAGCTCGACAAGCTCGAGGTCAAGCTCAACCCGGTGACCTCGGCGACGCGTATTCCGCTGATGGCCAACGGCACCGTCGACCTCGAATGCGGCTCGACCACCAACAATGCCGAGCGGCAGAAGCAGGTCTGGTTCACCAACACCCACTTCCTGACTGCCAGCCGCTACGTCTTCAAGAAGTCGAGCGGGCTGAAGTCGATCGACGACCTCAAGGGCAAGACGGTGGTCTCGACCGCCGGCACCACCAACATCAAGCAGCTCACCGAAGCCAATGTCGCGCGCGGCCTCGGCGCCAACATCATCCCGGCCAAAGATCACGCCGAAGCCTTCCTGATGGTCGATACCGACCGCGCGGTCGCCTTCGTAATGGACGACATCCTGCTCGCGAGCCTCGTCGCCGGCTCGAAGTCGCCGGGCGACTACGTGATCTCCAAGGATGCGTTCTCCAAGCCGGAGCCCTACGGCATCATGCTGCGCAAGGATGATGCGCCGTTCAAGAAAGTCGTCGACGCCGCCACGGCCGCGCTCTACACCAGCGGCGAGGGCGAAAAGATCTACGACAAGTGGTTCATGCAGAAGATTCCGCCGAAAGGCCTGAACCTCAACGTGCCGCTCGGACCGGAGCTGAAGAACGAGTTCGCCAAGCCGTCGGACTCGCCGGATCCGGATAGTTACAAGTAA
- a CDS encoding alpha/beta fold hydrolase, translating into MSGAIMNGHIEPMVGRYVHVEIGGELHRIYFEENGKGIPLVCLHTAGSDARQWRHLLADAQFAENFRVIAFDMPWHGKSNPPKSWTGDEYQLTTNSYAETIRAFCRALGLEKPVVMGCSIGGRIVLNLAIEHAAEFRALIGLEAADFQEPWYDTDWLNRADVHGGEVCAALVSGLMAPQSPAPARMETLWAYKQGGPGVFKGDLHFYRVDGDLRGRVASIDTKVCKLYLLTGEYDFSCTPEDTRRTAAAIGGASVTIMEKLGHFPMSENPEQFRRYIAPVLADILTQ; encoded by the coding sequence ATGAGCGGCGCGATCATGAACGGTCATATCGAGCCGATGGTCGGCCGTTACGTTCACGTCGAGATCGGCGGCGAGCTGCACCGGATCTATTTCGAGGAGAACGGCAAGGGCATTCCGCTGGTCTGCCTGCACACCGCGGGATCAGACGCGCGGCAGTGGCGGCATCTGCTCGCGGACGCGCAATTTGCCGAAAATTTCCGCGTCATTGCCTTCGATATGCCCTGGCATGGCAAGTCGAATCCGCCGAAAAGCTGGACCGGCGATGAATACCAACTCACCACCAACAGCTACGCCGAGACCATCCGCGCCTTCTGCCGTGCATTGGGGCTGGAGAAGCCTGTCGTGATGGGCTGCTCGATCGGCGGCCGCATCGTGCTCAACCTTGCGATCGAACATGCCGCCGAGTTTCGCGCGCTGATCGGGCTCGAGGCTGCCGATTTCCAGGAGCCGTGGTACGACACCGACTGGCTCAATCGGGCGGACGTTCACGGCGGCGAGGTCTGTGCCGCGCTGGTGTCGGGGCTGATGGCGCCGCAGAGCCCGGCGCCTGCGCGGATGGAAACGCTGTGGGCCTACAAGCAGGGTGGCCCCGGCGTGTTCAAGGGCGACCTTCATTTCTACCGTGTCGACGGCGACCTGCGCGGCCGGGTCGCGTCAATCGATACTAAAGTATGCAAGCTCTATCTCCTCACGGGCGAGTATGATTTCTCCTGCACGCCCGAGGACACGAGGCGGACGGCAGCGGCTATAGGGGGCGCCAGCGTCACGATCATGGAAAAGCTCGGTCATTTTCCGATGAGCGAGAATCCGGAGCAGTTTCGCCGCTATATCGCACCCGTCCTCGCCGACATTCTCACGCAGTAA
- a CDS encoding glutathione S-transferase family protein gives MTVDQNALILHQYDISPYSEKIRGALGLKGLTWWACNQPSIMPKPDLIALTGGYRRIPVLQIGGDIYCDSELILDEIERRFPAPSIFACGRATAETYRLWADEKLFPTVVGLLFSGDWDVNEAFIADRSALRGRPFDPEAFRAAIPSLTDALHRHLRLLEMQLENGNAFLAGEQPSAADLQVFHNLVFIRWGKGRTTALLDQHPGLRAWEARMRAIGHGIRHDIGKDDALRVAREAPISAAVGGARVSYQINDANSSPIAGRLVAEDAQRVSILLENPCVGTVVVHLPATSGRLHRLD, from the coding sequence ATGACGGTAGATCAAAACGCCCTGATTCTTCACCAATACGACATCTCGCCGTACTCCGAAAAAATCCGCGGCGCGCTCGGCCTCAAGGGCCTCACCTGGTGGGCCTGCAACCAGCCGTCGATCATGCCCAAGCCGGACCTGATCGCGCTGACCGGAGGTTACCGCCGCATCCCGGTGCTGCAGATCGGCGGTGACATCTATTGTGACAGCGAGCTCATTCTGGACGAGATCGAGCGCCGCTTTCCCGCTCCGTCGATCTTTGCATGCGGTCGGGCCACCGCGGAGACCTATCGTCTATGGGCAGACGAGAAGCTGTTTCCGACTGTCGTGGGACTGCTGTTCTCCGGAGATTGGGATGTCAACGAGGCCTTCATCGCCGACCGCTCGGCGCTGCGAGGCCGGCCGTTCGATCCCGAAGCGTTCCGCGCGGCCATTCCGAGCTTGACCGACGCGCTGCATCGGCACCTGCGGCTACTGGAGATGCAGCTCGAGAACGGCAACGCCTTTCTGGCAGGCGAGCAGCCGAGTGCGGCCGATCTTCAGGTCTTCCACAACCTCGTCTTCATCCGCTGGGGTAAGGGACGGACGACAGCGTTGCTCGACCAGCATCCGGGCCTGCGCGCCTGGGAGGCGAGAATGCGCGCGATCGGACACGGCATACGTCATGACATCGGCAAGGACGACGCGCTCAGAGTAGCCCGCGAAGCGCCGATCTCTGCGGCGGTTGGCGGCGCGCGCGTGAGCTACCAGATCAATGACGCCAATTCGTCGCCGATCGCGGGCAGATTGGTCGCAGAGGACGCGCAGCGGGTGTCGATCCTTCTGGAAAATCCGTGTGTCGGCACCGTCGTGGTCCATCTGCCGGCGACCAGTGGTCGGCTGCATCGCCTCGATTGA
- a CDS encoding IclR family transcriptional regulator → MNASTTATARTSRKRPPPEPGQPDKFNAIQKVCAILRVLAQRSPLRLTDIADTTSLNKATALRILNSLIEEGFVSRVAGAKTYELGQEARVMAVGARRSVDIAELAQPSLLRLSERSADTALLSVRSGVEALYLARSVGSHPLQPNYLQIGSRRPLGVGAGALALLVWLPDAEIEAVIEVIVPRLAKSPRITPKFLRERIAVARKAGHTVLIDAAFPGMGGVGVPVRDDAGEVVAALSIGAASDRIRRRESELADMLKKEAQVLARAMAQAPKNGRPAKAG, encoded by the coding sequence ATGAACGCCTCCACGACTGCGACCGCACGGACCAGCCGCAAGAGGCCACCGCCGGAGCCGGGCCAACCCGACAAGTTCAACGCGATTCAGAAGGTCTGCGCGATCCTGCGCGTGCTGGCGCAGCGCTCGCCGCTGCGGCTGACGGACATCGCCGACACCACCTCGCTGAACAAGGCGACCGCGCTGCGCATCCTCAACTCGCTGATCGAGGAAGGTTTCGTCAGCCGGGTCGCCGGCGCCAAGACATATGAGCTCGGCCAGGAGGCGCGGGTGATGGCGGTCGGCGCGCGCCGCTCGGTCGACATCGCCGAACTGGCGCAGCCGAGCCTGCTGCGGCTGTCGGAGCGCTCCGCCGATACGGCATTGTTGTCGGTGCGCTCCGGTGTCGAGGCGCTGTATCTGGCGCGCTCGGTCGGCAGCCATCCGCTGCAGCCGAACTATCTGCAGATCGGCAGCCGCCGTCCGCTCGGCGTCGGCGCCGGCGCGCTGGCGCTTTTGGTCTGGCTGCCGGACGCCGAGATCGAGGCCGTGATCGAGGTGATCGTGCCGCGGCTGGCAAAATCGCCGCGCATCACGCCAAAATTCCTGCGCGAGCGGATCGCCGTGGCGCGCAAGGCCGGCCATACCGTGCTGATCGACGCCGCGTTCCCCGGCATGGGCGGCGTCGGCGTGCCAGTCCGCGACGATGCCGGCGAGGTGGTCGCCGCGCTCTCGATCGGCGCGGCATCCGACCGCATCCGCCGCCGCGAGAGCGAGCTTGCCGACATGCTGAAGAAGGAAGCCCAGGTGCTCGCCCGCGCGATGGCCCAGGCGCCGAAGAACGGGCGTCCGGCGAAGGCGGGGTGA